The following coding sequences are from one Triticum dicoccoides isolate Atlit2015 ecotype Zavitan chromosome 4A, WEW_v2.0, whole genome shotgun sequence window:
- the LOC119284954 gene encoding SEC14 cytosolic factor-like: MAKVAAMAMEKVDAKDREKIEAVRKVMRKQAPLSPKQAEYCNDACVERFLRAKGDNVKKAAKTLRAVLSWRETIGADHIMADEFSGELSDGMAYVAGHDDENRPVLMFKIKQDDYPKYQPQKSFVRFLVFTLEVAVASMNRFVDEFVLLFDASFFRSASAFLNLLMGTLKIVADYYPGRLHRAFVIDPPSLFSVMWKGVRPFVDLAPATAVVSSLDFEDSLEDASFTAYPRTASLRFEPSVAAAVLTAGGKGGAAVGSASSRFAFSVSDNALKPWYLSTTPAPGPRSVVPASSSPSLVGASPLSARSFSFASPAARSTPTPLQQQQQPRATRAPPTPSAAKGGQKAPSPLPPTPPPQQQQFPRTPRPSFLQSPFTFRKDGQASRVERERESFLPFLRFYRRPYDEITYRAMMRRPLGGLIAIVAEDFRPMPAQPPLRRHAGALHHQHHHHQHQHQHQRI, from the exons ATGGCGAAGGTCGCTGCCATGGCTATGGAGAAGGTGGACGCCAAGGACCGGGAGAAGATCGAGGCCGTCCGCAAGGTGATGCGCAAGCAGGCGCCGCTCTCCCCCAAGCAG GCGGAGTACTGCAACGACGCGTGCGTGGAGCGGTTCCTCCGGGCCAAGGGCGACAACGTGAAGAAGGCGGCCAAGACCCTGCGCGCCGTCCTCTCCTGGAGGGAGACCATCGGAGCAG ATCACATCATGGCCGACGAGTTCTCCGGCGAGCTGTCCGACGGCATGGCCTACGTCGCCGGGCACGACGACGAGAACCGCCCCGTCCTG ATGTTCAAAATCAAGCAGGATGACTACCCCAAGTACCAGCCCCAGAAATCGTTCGTGCGGTTCCTGGTGTTCACGCTGGAGGTGGCGGTGGCGTCCATGAACCGCTTCGTGGACGAGTTCGTGCTCCTCTTCGACGCAA GCTTTTTCCGGTCGGCGTCGGCTTTCCTCAACCTGCTGATGGGCACGCTCAAGATCGTCGCCGACTACTACCCCGGCCGCCTCCACCGCGCCTTCGTCATCGACCCGCCCTCCCTCTTCTCCGTCATGTGGAAG GGGGTGCGGCCGTTCGTGGACCTGGCGCCGGCGACGGCGGTGGTGAGCTCGCTGGACTTCGAGGACTCGCTGGAGGATGCGTCCTTCACGGCCTACCCGCGGACGGCGTCGCTGCGCTTCGAGCCGTCCGTGGCGGCCGCCGTGCTGACGGCGGGGGGGAAAGGGGGAGCCGCCGTGGgctccgcctcctcgcgcttcgCCTTCAGCGTGTCGGACAACGCGCTCAAGCCGTGGTACCTCTCCACCACGCCGGCGCCGGGCCCGCGCTCCGTTGTGCCGGCCTCCTCCAGCCCCTCCCTCGTCGGCGCGTCCCCGCTCTCCGCGCGCTCCTTCTCCTTCGCCTCGCCCGCCGCGCGCTCCACGCCCACAcccctccagcagcagcagcagccgcgcgCCACCCGCGCGCCGCCGACGCCGTCCGCGGCCAAGGGAGGGCAGAAGGCGCCCTCCCCtctgccgccgacgccgccgccgcagcagcagcagTTCCCGCGGACGCCGAGGCCGTCGTTCCTGCAGTCGCCGTTCACGTTCCGCAAGGACGGGCAGGCGAGCCGGGTGGAGCGGGAGCGCGAGTCCTTCCTGCCCTTCCTGCGCTTCTACCGCCGGCCCTACGACGAGATCACCTACCGCGCCATGATGCGGCGGCCGCTGGGCGGGCTCATTGCCATCGTCGCCGAGGACTTCAGGCCGATGCCCGCCCAGCCGCCGCTGCGCCGGCACGCCGGAGCGCTCcatcaccagcaccaccaccatcagcaccagcaccagcaccagagGATCTGA